From one Lycium barbarum isolate Lr01 chromosome 6, ASM1917538v2, whole genome shotgun sequence genomic stretch:
- the LOC132645622 gene encoding early nodulin-like protein 18 has product MSRIIKSSFTFLFRSSNFSNNKLYFPLLSHMTMAVMNSTVFLVVVALVSNGATSQSTGYTNHTVGGPAGWFYNIATKKASSDYSAWAAKQTFNLGDYLIFSTNTNQTVIQTYNETTYKNCTMDEASDDTFQYQGGNNEFGKAMTIAVPLTIEGQQYYFSDADDGDQCLNGMAFKIKVAHGKGLPPSLNQPPPPPYVEPPSAVEDAESPPITVVTERPNSGVRSSAGLFLAVSVLVMLVLHLV; this is encoded by the exons ATGTCACGAATAATCAAATCATCTTTCACATTTCTTTTCAGATCGTCAAACTTTAGTAACAACAAACTGTACTTCCCTTTACTCTCTCACATGACCATGGCTGTGATGAACTCCACGGTCTTCCTAGTAGTGGTTGCTCTGGTCTCCAATGGGGCAACTTCACAGTCAACTGGATATACTAACCACACAGTTGGTGGTCCAGCTGGTTGGTTCTACAACATTGCCACTAAAAAGGCTTCATCTGATTACTCTGCTTGGGCTGCTAAACAGACTTTCAATCTTGGTGACTATCTGA TATTTAGTACAAACACCAACCAGACAGTTATTCAAACATACAATGAGACCACATATAAGAACTGCACCATGGATGAGGCTTCAGATGACACATTTCAGTATCAAGGAGGCAACAATGAATTTGGGAAAGCGATGACAATTGCTGTTCCATTGACCATCGAGGGCCAACAATACTATTTCTCTGATGCTGATGATGGTGACCAGTGCCTGAATGGCATGGCATTTAAGATCAAGGTGGCACATGGTAAGGGTCTCCCTCCGAGCCTCAACCAACCACCACCTCCACCCTATGTGGAACCACCATCCGCAGTCGAAGATGCCGAGTCACCACCTATCACCGTGGTAACCGAACGCCCTAACAGTGGTGTGAGGAGCAGTGCTGGACTCTTCTTGGCGGTTTCTGTACTTGTAATGTTGGTGTTGCATTTGGTCTGA
- the LOC132645624 gene encoding calcium-dependent lipid-binding protein-like, whose protein sequence is MGLISGILMGMICGIGLMAALKHVMMYRSNKRIAKAVDVNLMGSLSRDDLKKICGDNFPEWISFPVYEQVKWLNKQLSKLWPSIAEAGEAIIRESVEPLLEDYRPSGITSLKFSKLSLGTVAPKIEGIRIQSLKKGQITMDIDFRWGGDPNIVLGVEAAMVASIPIQLKNLQVFTVIRVIFQLTEEMPCISAVVVALLSEPKPRIDYVLKAVGGSLTALPGLSDMIDDTVNTIVTDMLEWPHRIVVPIGGIPVDTSDLELKPQGKLIVTIVKANALKNQEMIGKSDPYAVVYIRPLFKVKTKTIDNNLNPVWDETFELIAEDKETQSLIVEVFDKDIGQDERMGVAKLPLNELVADDAKEIELRLMPKLDMMRVKDKKDRGTITIKVLYHEFNKEEQLAVLEAEKAILEERKKLKAEGVIGSTMDAVGSGVGLVGTGIGAGVGLVGTGLGVGVGIVGSGFGAVGSGLSKAGKFMGRTFTGGHSSNSKKSGASTPVNSVQENGGAKPLKTVLESTD, encoded by the exons ATGGGGTTGATTTCTGGGATACTGATGGGGATGATTTGTGGGATCGGTTTAATGGCTGCTTTGAAACATGTGATGATGTACAGGAGCAATAAACGAATTGCTAAG GCAGTAGATGTAAATCTAATGGGCTCCCTCAGCAGGGATGATCTAAAGAAAATTTGTGGCGATAACTTTCCTGAGTGGATATCATTCCCAGTTTATGAACAG GTCAAATGGTTGAACAAACAATTGAGCAAATTGTGGCCATCCATTGCTGAA GCAGGAGAAGCTATTATAAGAGAATCTGTTGAACCTCTTTTAGAAGATTATCGACCTTCTGGAATTACTTCATTGAAGTTCAGCAAATTATCATTGGGAACTGTGGCACCTAAAATAGAAG GTATTCGTATTCAGAGCCTTAAAAAAGGTCAAATCACTATGGATATTGACTTCCGATGGGGTGGTGATCCCAATATTGTTTTAGGTGTTGAAGCTGCAATGGTTGCTTCTATACCCATTCAG TTGAAAAATCTTCAAGTTTTCACTGTTATTCGTGTTATCTTCCAACTAACTGAGGAAATGCCTTGCATATCGGCTGTTGTTGTAGCATTACTTTCTGAG CCCAAACCTAGAATTGACTATGTCCTGAAGGCGGTTGGTGGAAGTTTAACAGCTCTTCCTGGACTTTCAGATATGATTGAT GACACTGTTAATACAATAGTGACAGATATGCTAGAATGGCCACATAGAATTGTTGTTCCGATAGGAGGCATACCTGTGGATACTAG CGATCTGGAGCTTAAGCCACAAGGGAAGCTCATAGTAACTATAGTCAAGGCTAATGCCTTAAAGAACCAGGAAATGATAGGAAAATCTGATCCATATGCAGTAGTATACATACGTCCACTTTTCAAGGTTAAGACAAAAACCATTGACAACAACCTAAATCCTGTTTGGGATGAGACGTTTGAGTTAATTGCAGAAGACAAGGAGACCCAATCCCTCATCGTCGAG GTCTTTGATAAAGACATTGGGCAAGACGAGCGAATGGGTGTTGCAAAGTTGCCTCTGAATGAGCTAGTAGCTGACGATGCCAAAGAAATTGAGTTAAGATTAATGCCAAAACTTGATATGATGAGAGTCAAAGATAAGAAGGATAGGGGAACTATCACAATAAAG GTGTTGTATCATGAGTTCAACAAGGAAGAGCAGTTAGCTGTTCTGGAAGCAGAGAAGGCGATCCTAGAAGAAAGGAAGAAGCTGAAAGCAGAAGGGGTCATCGGGAGCACAATGGATGCGGTTGGTTCAGGTGTCGGTCTGGTAGGAACTGGCATTGGGGCAGGCGTGGGGCTCGTTGGAACGGGGCTAGGTGTCGGTGTAGGCATAGTTGGAAGTGGCTTTGGAGCTGTTGGCAGTGGCCTAAGCAAAGCTGGGAAATTTATGGGAAGGACATTCACAGGAGGGCATTCCAGTAATTCAAAGAAGAGTGGTGCCTCTACTCCAGTAAACTCTGTTCAAGAAAATGGTGGTGCAAAGCCTCTCAAGACTGTTCTTGAAAGTACTGATTAG